Proteins from a genomic interval of Anatilimnocola floriformis:
- a CDS encoding DUF58 domain-containing protein, whose amino-acid sequence MSTVNEIPLLNPQLLAQLERLELMSRKIFRGRMKGERRSKRKGQSVEFADFRNYVPGDDLRFIDWNLYARMDRLFLKLFLEEEDLHVYVLIDASTSMTFGEPTKLQYAKQLAAALGYIGLTRADRVKIESLGTSHRNPGPILRGKASVWRMVEHLNSIQPGENISLAEGIKNFCIRNQSKGILILITDLMDKSGYEKALKLLVAQQMDFYLLHVLSPEEINPEIKGDLRLVDAEDSDIAEVTVSRPLLDRYKRTLAAFVDGAKDYCTRRGMSYLMTSTETPVDKLVGTYLRKRGLVR is encoded by the coding sequence ATGTCCACTGTCAACGAAATCCCACTCCTCAACCCTCAGCTCCTCGCGCAGCTGGAGCGGCTGGAATTGATGAGCCGGAAGATTTTTCGGGGGCGGATGAAGGGCGAACGGCGGAGCAAACGTAAAGGGCAGAGCGTCGAGTTTGCCGATTTTCGCAATTACGTTCCTGGCGACGATCTGCGGTTTATCGATTGGAATTTGTACGCTCGCATGGACCGGCTGTTCCTCAAGCTGTTTCTCGAGGAAGAGGATCTGCACGTGTATGTGCTGATCGACGCCAGCACCAGCATGACCTTCGGCGAGCCGACGAAGTTGCAGTACGCCAAGCAACTCGCCGCGGCCCTCGGTTACATCGGTTTGACTCGTGCCGACCGCGTGAAGATCGAATCGCTGGGCACGTCGCATCGCAACCCCGGCCCGATCCTTCGCGGCAAGGCCAGCGTCTGGCGGATGGTCGAACACCTCAACAGCATTCAGCCCGGCGAAAACATTTCGCTCGCCGAGGGGATCAAGAACTTTTGCATCCGCAATCAAAGCAAAGGAATTCTCATCCTCATCACCGATCTGATGGACAAGAGCGGTTACGAAAAAGCCCTCAAGCTGCTCGTCGCTCAGCAGATGGATTTTTATCTGCTGCACGTCCTCAGCCCCGAGGAGATCAATCCCGAGATCAAAGGGGACCTCCGCCTGGTCGACGCCGAAGACAGCGATATCGCCGAAGTCACCGTCAGCCGGCCGTTGCTCGACCGCTACAAGCGCACGCTGGCCGCCTTCGTCGACGGCGCGAAAGATTACTGCACCCGCCGCGGCATGAGTTACTTGATGACGAGCACGGAAACGCCGGTAGATAAACTGGTGGGAACGTATTTGCGCAAGCGGGGATTGGTGCGCTAA
- a CDS encoding vWA domain-containing protein: protein MIQFFTSHFLNTLTLGQWLILALVPPAIVALYFLKLRRQPLQVPSTYLWSRAIEDLHVNSLWQRLRQSLLLLLQLLLIGLLIFTLVRPGWKGTELVGSRLIFMVDTSASMNSADVKPTRLDSAKQQALALIEQMKPGDVAMVISFSNVAKVEQTFTDNRRLLRQKVELIAATNRSSDLSEALRAASGLANPGQTGDPNNKDDIQTAEAQPATMYLFTDGGFNAVPTFRLGNLKAEYVKVASAKPRNIGIVAFSTDANPEKPGQIQAFARVENYGLATEKAVATLYVNDIELDSQNVEVAGRDPKNDLPGAAGVKFEMDTIENGVLKLELEIKDDLPLDNRAYTVVNLPQPAKILLLTPGNDALELALATDEAVKMAKVTRQPPKYMEDKKYLDAAADSSYDLIIYDQCAPKQMPNCNTLFIGTLPPGNEWQAAPKAFPTIVRDVNQLHPLSQLLAMENVKILESTPLTGPPGSTPLMEAYVGQGADTKFSTIYMIGPRAGYEDAVLGFEIVGVDEKGDVVSNTDWMRRRSFPVFVLNAIKYLGGVRTGLAMPSVKPGAPAALRALTAVKTLTVRSPRGEQFAIDREAQNQFIFTRTDDLGVYDVREGSGDKVSQKVAVNLFDPRESNLEPREKIEIGEEISAQKAKQVSRQELWRWLLLGAIGLLIFEWYVYNRRVYL from the coding sequence ATGATCCAATTCTTCACCAGCCACTTCCTGAATACCCTCACGCTAGGCCAATGGCTGATCTTGGCGCTCGTGCCGCCGGCAATTGTCGCGCTCTATTTCTTGAAGCTGCGCCGGCAACCACTGCAAGTGCCATCGACCTATCTGTGGAGCCGGGCGATCGAGGATTTGCATGTCAACTCGCTCTGGCAACGACTGCGGCAGAGCCTGCTGTTGTTGTTGCAGTTGCTGCTTATCGGCCTGCTGATCTTCACGCTGGTGCGGCCCGGTTGGAAAGGGACCGAGCTTGTCGGCAGTCGTTTGATTTTCATGGTCGATACCTCCGCGAGCATGAACTCCGCCGATGTGAAGCCGACGCGGCTCGACTCGGCCAAGCAACAAGCGCTCGCTCTCATCGAGCAGATGAAGCCCGGCGATGTCGCCATGGTCATCAGCTTTTCAAACGTCGCTAAAGTCGAGCAAACCTTCACTGACAACCGCCGCCTGCTGCGGCAAAAAGTCGAGCTGATCGCGGCGACGAACCGCAGCAGCGATCTGAGCGAAGCCCTCCGCGCCGCGAGCGGCCTGGCCAATCCCGGTCAGACCGGCGACCCGAACAATAAAGATGACATTCAAACGGCTGAGGCGCAGCCGGCCACGATGTATCTCTTCACCGACGGCGGTTTCAACGCAGTGCCGACCTTCCGCCTCGGCAATCTGAAAGCGGAGTACGTGAAGGTCGCGTCGGCCAAGCCGCGGAACATCGGCATCGTCGCCTTCAGCACCGACGCCAATCCGGAAAAGCCCGGCCAGATCCAAGCCTTTGCCCGCGTCGAAAACTACGGCCTCGCAACCGAGAAAGCCGTCGCGACACTGTATGTGAACGACATCGAGCTCGATTCGCAAAACGTCGAAGTCGCGGGCCGCGATCCGAAGAACGATTTGCCCGGCGCTGCCGGCGTGAAGTTCGAAATGGACACGATCGAAAACGGCGTGCTCAAACTCGAGCTCGAAATCAAAGACGACTTGCCACTCGACAATCGGGCCTACACCGTCGTCAATTTGCCACAGCCGGCTAAGATTCTGCTCCTCACGCCCGGCAACGATGCGCTCGAACTGGCACTCGCCACCGATGAAGCCGTGAAGATGGCCAAGGTGACCAGGCAGCCGCCGAAGTATATGGAAGATAAAAAGTACCTCGACGCCGCGGCTGACAGTTCGTACGACCTGATCATCTACGATCAGTGCGCGCCCAAGCAGATGCCGAACTGCAACACCCTCTTCATCGGCACGCTCCCTCCTGGCAACGAATGGCAGGCCGCCCCAAAAGCGTTTCCCACGATCGTGCGCGATGTCAATCAGCTGCATCCGCTGTCGCAGTTGCTCGCCATGGAAAACGTGAAGATCCTCGAATCGACGCCCCTCACCGGCCCGCCCGGCAGCACGCCGCTGATGGAAGCCTACGTCGGTCAGGGCGCCGATACCAAGTTCAGCACCATCTACATGATCGGCCCCCGCGCGGGCTACGAAGATGCGGTGCTCGGCTTTGAGATCGTCGGCGTCGATGAAAAAGGAGACGTCGTCAGCAACACCGACTGGATGCGGCGACGGAGCTTTCCCGTCTTCGTCCTCAACGCCATCAAGTATCTCGGCGGCGTGCGCACCGGCCTAGCCATGCCCAGCGTGAAGCCGGGCGCACCAGCAGCGCTGCGAGCACTAACCGCCGTGAAGACGCTCACTGTTCGCTCGCCGCGCGGCGAACAATTCGCCATCGATCGCGAAGCCCAGAATCAATTCATCTTCACTCGCACCGACGACCTGGGCGTGTACGACGTGCGCGAAGGCTCGGGCGACAAGGTTTCGCAAAAAGTCGCCGTCAATCTGTTCGACCCGCGCGAGAGCAACCTCGAGCCCCGCGAAAAAATCGAAATCGGCGAAGAGATCAGCGCTCAAAAGGCCAAGCAAGTCTCGCGTCAAGAACTCTGGCGCTGGCTCCTGCTCGGCGCCATCGGCCTGCTGATCTTCGAATGGTACGTCTACAACCGCCGCGTGTATTTGTAA
- a CDS encoding AAA family ATPase, with protein sequence MSIGESMQKQAEEFRNRYNAVREQIGRVIVGHDDIVHGVLTGMFIGGHCLLEGVPGLGKTMLVRTLAETLDLKFNRVQFTPDLMPSDILGTNMINENAEGRRVFEFQRGPIFTQILLADEINRATPKTQSAMLETMQEGTVTVAGQRYELEKPFFVLATQNPIEQEGTYPLPEAQLDRFLFKLVVGYSGREELATIVDRTTKGINIRPEKVMDGTEIRTWQKLIRDVILAQHVQDYIVRLILATHPNGPYALPITNQYLRWGSSPRGAQTIALASKVRALLEGRYNVSFEDVRRSFLPAMRHRVILNFEAQAEGLDTDHVLLEILEKLPEKGEDAPVKAALAR encoded by the coding sequence ATGAGTATCGGCGAGTCGATGCAGAAGCAGGCCGAGGAATTTCGCAATCGGTACAACGCAGTCCGCGAGCAGATCGGCCGCGTGATCGTCGGCCACGACGACATCGTGCATGGCGTGCTCACGGGCATGTTCATCGGCGGCCATTGCTTGCTCGAAGGGGTTCCCGGCCTCGGCAAGACGATGCTCGTGCGCACGCTGGCCGAAACGCTCGATCTGAAATTCAACCGCGTGCAATTCACGCCCGACCTCATGCCGTCCGACATTCTCGGCACGAACATGATCAACGAAAACGCCGAAGGCCGCCGCGTCTTCGAGTTTCAACGCGGCCCGATCTTCACGCAGATTCTGCTCGCCGACGAAATCAACCGCGCCACACCGAAGACCCAATCGGCGATGCTCGAAACGATGCAAGAAGGCACCGTCACCGTCGCCGGCCAGCGCTACGAACTCGAAAAACCGTTCTTCGTCCTCGCCACGCAAAACCCGATCGAACAAGAAGGGACCTACCCGCTGCCGGAAGCGCAGCTCGACCGCTTCTTGTTCAAACTGGTCGTCGGCTACTCGGGCCGCGAAGAGTTGGCCACGATCGTCGATCGCACGACGAAGGGCATCAACATTCGCCCCGAGAAAGTGATGGACGGCACGGAAATTCGCACCTGGCAAAAGCTGATCCGCGACGTGATCCTCGCCCAGCACGTGCAGGACTACATCGTGCGATTGATTCTCGCGACGCATCCCAACGGCCCGTACGCCCTGCCGATCACCAACCAATACCTCCGCTGGGGCAGCAGCCCCCGCGGCGCGCAAACGATCGCTCTCGCCTCCAAGGTGCGTGCACTCCTTGAAGGCCGCTACAACGTCAGCTTCGAAGACGTCCGCCGCTCGTTCCTCCCCGCGATGCGCCACCGCGTGATTCTGAATTTCGAAGCCCAAGCCGAAGGCCTCGATACCGATCACGTGCTGCTCGAAATCCTCGAGAAGCTGCCCGAGAAGGGCGAAGACGCGCCGGTAAAGGCGGCACTGGCGCGATAA
- the tnpA gene encoding IS200/IS605 family transposase yields the protein MSNHCFHEIFLHITWHTKDSYPLITASIESEVHSLLRKRCGEAKGVWLHALNGTPNHVHIAISIEPTVTISDFIGQLKGGSAFDFNKTARMKRMEWQRGYGVVSFGKLNLPWVTRYIDNQKEHHGCGTQIDRLERFCEYDEGEGYDARSY from the coding sequence ATGTCCAACCATTGCTTCCACGAGATCTTCCTCCACATCACCTGGCACACCAAAGACAGCTATCCCTTGATCACCGCCAGCATCGAATCCGAAGTTCATTCACTGCTACGCAAACGCTGCGGCGAGGCCAAAGGAGTCTGGCTGCACGCACTCAACGGAACGCCAAATCACGTCCATATCGCGATCAGTATCGAACCGACGGTCACCATTAGCGATTTCATCGGTCAGCTCAAAGGCGGCTCAGCGTTTGACTTCAACAAGACAGCCCGCATGAAGCGCATGGAATGGCAGCGCGGTTATGGCGTGGTGAGTTTCGGCAAACTGAACCTGCCTTGGGTCACTCGCTATATCGATAACCAGAAAGAACACCACGGCTGCGGAACGCAGATTGATCGACTCGAGCGGTTTTGCGAATACGATGAAGGAGAGGGATATGATGCCCGCAGTTATTGA
- a CDS encoding arylsulfatase: MSKLLAALLLFLGLAFAAPLTAQEKTEAAKEEAKKEEPKKETPKKEEPKKEEPKKEEPKPPARKPNIVFFLADDLGYGDIGAFGQEKIRTPRLDKLAREGMRMVQHYSGNAVCATSRCVLMTGVHPGHAIVRDNKQVKPQSQFPLPEGTVTLPKLLKENGYATGAFGKWGLGGDDTTGEPTKQYIDRFYGYYCQAVAHNYYPTFLWDNATKQMLENEPFASNQKLPEGADPNDPKSYERYSGKQFAPDLIAEEALKFVKDHKDEPFFLFFPTTIPHLALQVPQDGLDAYKGAFTEDPPYPGGKGYLPHRTPRAAYAAMVSRLDSYAGRIMDLVNELKLDEHTIFVFSSDNGPLNDRFGGTDTDFFNSKRNLRGFKGSLYEGGVREPTFVRWKNKIEGGTLSYRVTGFEDWLPTLLDLAGLAKETPKGLDGISFKAALEGKTMTQRPFLYREFPGYGGQQSVRVGDWKAIKQGLAKGPAEIELYDLRVDESETNNVASANPDVVKQLAAIMDKQHVPSKDFPIKGLGDPMPEPMGKK; the protein is encoded by the coding sequence ATGTCGAAACTACTCGCTGCGCTGCTCCTGTTCCTCGGCTTGGCCTTCGCTGCTCCTCTGACAGCGCAAGAAAAAACCGAAGCCGCTAAGGAAGAAGCCAAAAAGGAAGAACCTAAGAAAGAGACGCCGAAGAAAGAGGAGCCCAAAAAAGAAGAACCTAAGAAGGAAGAACCCAAACCCCCAGCGCGCAAGCCCAACATCGTGTTCTTCCTTGCCGACGACTTAGGCTACGGCGATATCGGCGCTTTCGGTCAGGAGAAAATCCGCACGCCGCGGCTCGATAAGCTGGCTCGCGAAGGGATGCGGATGGTGCAGCATTACTCGGGTAATGCAGTGTGTGCGACTTCGCGTTGCGTGCTGATGACCGGCGTGCATCCGGGGCATGCGATCGTCCGCGACAACAAGCAGGTCAAGCCGCAGAGCCAGTTTCCGCTGCCGGAAGGGACCGTCACGCTGCCGAAGCTGCTCAAGGAAAACGGCTACGCCACCGGCGCGTTCGGCAAATGGGGCCTCGGCGGCGACGACACCACTGGCGAACCGACGAAGCAATACATCGATCGCTTTTACGGCTACTACTGCCAGGCCGTGGCCCACAATTACTACCCGACGTTTCTCTGGGACAACGCGACGAAGCAGATGCTCGAGAACGAGCCGTTTGCCTCGAATCAAAAGTTGCCAGAGGGGGCCGATCCGAATGATCCGAAGAGTTACGAACGCTACAGCGGCAAGCAGTTCGCGCCTGATCTGATCGCCGAAGAGGCTTTGAAGTTTGTCAAAGACCACAAGGACGAACCGTTCTTTTTGTTCTTCCCCACGACCATTCCACACCTAGCGCTGCAGGTGCCGCAGGATGGACTCGATGCTTACAAAGGGGCGTTCACCGAAGACCCGCCGTACCCGGGCGGCAAGGGCTATCTGCCGCATCGCACGCCGCGGGCTGCGTATGCAGCGATGGTCAGCCGATTGGATAGTTACGCCGGCCGCATTATGGATCTGGTCAACGAGCTCAAGCTCGACGAGCACACGATCTTTGTCTTCTCATCCGACAACGGCCCGCTCAATGATCGCTTCGGCGGCACCGACACCGACTTCTTCAACAGCAAACGCAACCTCCGCGGCTTCAAGGGCTCGCTCTACGAAGGTGGCGTGCGCGAACCGACGTTCGTTCGCTGGAAGAACAAGATCGAAGGAGGCACGCTCAGCTACCGCGTGACCGGCTTCGAGGATTGGCTCCCCACGCTGCTCGATCTCGCGGGCCTCGCCAAGGAAACCCCGAAGGGGCTCGATGGAATTAGTTTCAAAGCGGCCCTCGAAGGCAAAACGATGACGCAGCGGCCGTTCCTCTATCGCGAGTTTCCCGGCTACGGCGGCCAGCAATCGGTCCGAGTCGGCGATTGGAAAGCGATCAAGCAAGGCCTCGCCAAGGGCCCCGCCGAGATCGAACTCTACGACCTCCGCGTCGACGAATCGGAAACGAACAACGTGGCCTCGGCCAACCCAGACGTGGTGAAGCAACTCGCCGCGATCATGGACAAGCAGCACGTCCCCAGTAAGGATTTTCCGATCAAAGGTCTCGGCGATCCCATGCCGGAACCGATGGGGAAGAAGTGA